GGGGCGTCCGGCGTCGCACCGACGTCCTGGCCTTTCCCCTGGAGACACCGGAGGCCGGGGGCCGCCTGGTGGGAGAGGTCGTGATCTCCGCGGAGACGGCGGCCCGCCAGGCGAGGCGCCTCGGCGTAGACGTCGCGACGGAGCTGGACCTGCTGATCACCCACGGCGTGCTGCACCTGGTCGGGTACGATGATCGTGATCCTGTGGAGGCGGCCCTGATGCACGAGCGCGAGCGCGACATCCTCTCGTCCGGCCGGCGCCGGCCGCCCGCCCGCCTCTGGGAAGGCCTGCTGAACGCATGAGGACGACGTTTCGAGCG
The sequence above is drawn from the Candidatus Methylomirabilota bacterium genome and encodes:
- the ybeY gene encoding rRNA maturation RNase YbeY, which gives rise to MPCAIDNRQRRVSFSRTRLARAAERALRALGRANGDVEILVVDDAEMRRLNAAFRGVRRRTDVLAFPLETPEAGGRLVGEVVISAETAARQARRLGVDVATELDLLITHGVLHLVGYDDRDPVEAALMHERERDILSSGRRRPPARLWEGLLNA